A single window of Botrytis cinerea B05.10 chromosome 15, complete sequence DNA harbors:
- the Bcspt3 gene encoding Bcspt3 — MTDKTAKYKTEIQQMMYVSGETAEASSETTGMIEEIVRQQVIEMLRQCTEQASRRGSRSISTDDLIFLIRHDQAKVSRLRTFLSWKDVRKNVKDSDEKGGDADIGAGDEPVGANAPIPDTTKKNKKAKVGLPWEVPSLYSQEVPEREDEEDEDEEEMNYATLQRLKKADERTKAMTKEEYVTWSEYRQASFTFRKGKRFKEWAGFGVVTDSKPNDDIVDILGFLTFEIVQTLTEEALKIKEQEDLGKEKSGGEQTGKKRKVQGLFDPPSEGRTPVETRHIQEAFRRLQQRPTKQRAMCNFTRGLNRTPLKLF; from the exons ATGACGGACAAAACGGCAAAGTACAAGACGGAGATCCAGCAG ATGATGTATGTTTCTGGAGAAACGGCAGAAGCATCATCTGAGACTACTGGTATGATAGAGGAGATAGTTCGGCAGCAAGTTATTGAAATG CTTCGCCAATGTACTGAACAAGCATCCCGCCGCGGTAGTCGTTCAATATCAACCGACGATctaatctttttgattcgaCACGATCAAGCTAAGGTCTCTCGTCTCCGAACCTTTCTTTCCTGGAAAGATGTCCGTAAAAACGTCAAAGACTCGGATGAGAAAGGCGGCGACGCGGACATTGGAGCTGGTGACGAACCCGTAGGAGCCAATGCCCCCATCCCGGATACCacgaagaagaacaagaaagcCAAAGTTGGTCTTCCGTGGGAAGTGCCCTCGTTATACAGCCAAGAAGTACCAGAAcgcgaagacgaagaagatgaagatgaggaagaaatgaattATGCTACCTTGCAACGTCTCAAGAAAGCCGATGAACGCACCAAGGCTATGACAAAGGAAGAATATGTTACCTGGTCTGAATATCGTCAAGCTTCGTTTACCTTCCGTAAAGGAAAGCGATTCAAGGAATGGGCCGGCTTTGGCGTCGTCACGGATTCGAAACCCAACGATGATATTGTCGATATTCTCGGTTTCCTAACTTTTGAAATCGTGCAGACTTTGACAGAAGAAGCTTTAAAGAtcaaagaacaagaagactTAGGTAAGGAAAAGAGCGGCGGTGAACAAACAggcaagaagagaaaggtaCAAGGATTGTTTGATCCACCAAGTGAGGGAAGAACACCGGTGGAAACGAGACATATTCAAGAGGCTTTTAGAAGATTACAGCAGAGACCAACAAAACAGAGAGCGATGTGTAACTTTACTAGAGGCTTGAATAGGACTCCTTTGAAATTG TTCTAA